In Ferrigenium kumadai, the DNA window TGCCGACAGCACCCCCAGCGTGACGATGGTAGCGGAGTTGAACCAGTCCAGTTCGTTGCCCTTGTCGAGCAGGATCTGCAGCGAACCGATGCCGACGATCAGCAGGGCCAATCCGACCCAATCGATTCTCTGATGGCGTTTGGCGGGCTGGATGACATCGCGTCCCGCCATCAATATGGCCACGGAAACACCGACCAGCAGACCGACCGGCAGATTGACCAGAAATATCCAGTGCCAGGTGGCGTTGTCGATCAGCCAGCCGCCCGACAGCGGGCCAACGATCGGCGCGATCACCGTGGTCATCGCCCAGATGCCGAGCGCCAGCCCGCGCTGATGCGGCGGGTAGATGGTGGTGAGCAACGTCTGCGACAAAGGGATCATGGATGCACCGAACACGCCCTGCATCACGCGCGAGGCGAGCAGCATCGGGAAGGAGAATGACATCGCGCATAGAAGCGAGGCCAGGGTGAACAGCAGGGTGGAGGCGACGAAGGTGCGCACTTCACCAAAGCGTCCTGCAAGAAAACCGGCCAGCGGCAACATGATGGCCTCGGCTACCGAATAGGACGTGATGATCCAGGTGCCCTCTGTCGGCGTGACCGCAAAATCCCCAGCCATGGTAGGCACGGCAACATTGACGATGGTCAGGTCCAGAACATTCATGAACGAGCCCAGGCCGAGAGCTATCGTGGCGAGCACCAGTCTGATGCCGCTGAGCACGCCGGGAGCAACCGGTGCACCAGCGATATCGGTGGCTTGAGCGGAGCTCACTTTCGTTCCAGGTTGTCGGCGATGATCTGCGCCACGTGCGCATCGGCGGACTTGATGTCCTGCGCATATACGGCAGTGGCGGCGATCGCCCTGGCATCGGGCAAGGTCGTCAGCATGGGGCCGCTGCGGTCATGCGTGTCGATGCTGACATCCATTGAGAGTCCGATGCGCAACGGATGCGCCTGCAACTCCTTGTCATCCAGCGCGATACGTACCGGCAGGCGCTGCACGATCTTGACCCAGTTGCCGGTGGCGTTCTGCGCGGGCAGCAGGGCGAAGGCGGAGCCGGTGCCGGGCGTCAGGCCCAGTACCTTGCCGTGAAAGGTGGTAGCGCCACCGTAAAAATCGGAGGTCAGCGTGGCGGGCTGGCCGATGCGCACATCGCGCAATTCGGTTTCCTTGAAATTGGCATCCAGCCAAACCTTGTCGAGTGGCACGATAGCCATCAGTGCAGCACCGGGAACGACTCGTTCACCGAGTTGCACCGTGCGCTTGGCGATCTGTCCGCTGACCGGTGCGCGTACGCGTGTGCGTGCCAGCGCGAGCATCGCTTCGCGCACCCGTGCTGCGGCGGCGCGCACATTGGGGTGGTTTTCCAGTGACGTGTTATCCACGAGCGCGCTGGATATGCTGGCCTGGTCCTGGGTCTGCGAAATCGTCGCACTGGCTGCTTTTACCGCGCTGGCGGCTGCGTCATATTGCGCTTTTGCCGCATCTCTTGCCGTTTGTGCGATCTGCACGTTCTCCGGCGAAATGAAGTTTTGCCGGGCCAATGCCTCACGGCGTTTGAATTCCGATTCGGCCTGGGCCAGCGTCGCGTTGCTACGTGCCAGTTCCGCTTGCGCACGTGCCAGATCGGCGCGGCGCTGCGCGAGGAGCGGCAGATTGCCGTGATTGGCTGCATACAGGCCGCGCACTTCGCGCACCGCCGACGCCAGTGCGGCTTCGGCAGAGTCCAGCTGCAGGCGAGAGTCGTTATCGTCCAGTTGCACCAGAAGTTGGCCTTCGGCCACGGCTTGGGTGGTGTCGCCGTGAATGGCGATCACCGTTCCGCCGGTCAGCGGCGTCACCGCGACGATGTCTCCGCCGACATAGGCATCGTCGGTTGTGGTGCGCCACTTTCCGATGAAGAACCACCATGCGGAGACCGCCAGCAGGATCGTCGCCAGCGATACGGTGATGAGCAGCAGGAGTGTGCGCCGCCGGCCAGGTGTTATGGGAGGTGTCCGGTTTTCGGGATCGATCATGAAGGTGGGCCGAGGTTACCCACTCAACAGGGCTGCCAAATGATGCCTAGCGCAAGGAGAAGGTCATGCAGTTGGCTTCGCTTCTGATCATGCCGACCTGGATGCTTTCCGCCATGCATTCCAGGTCCTCGTTGTGCTTGCAGGATGCCGTCTTGCAGGCACCGATGCCGGCGATTTGTTTGGTCTGTTTGGTGTGTGCCGTTCCCGCCATGAAAGTGTCGCAGCCGGGATGAACACTGTCACCGATGGTGATGGCGCGGGCGTGGCACTTGCTGCTGCCGTTGTAGCTGCACTCGCTGACCATGCATTTGCTGACCATGGGCATTTCGATGGTGACTTTGTTCATGGGGCGATCTCCTTGACTGGTATCCGGACGGCTCAAGATGTCGACCTGAGGGGGGCGTTGCCGCTATGCATGGTAGCAAGGGGGAGGACCTCCATGCAGTGCAGCAACGCCTCCGGCAGTTCGCGGAATAGAGTACCGTCGGCCCGCCGGCCTCGCGACAGCAGGTTTCCGTTGCGAGGCTTGTCAGGTTAGCCACTTCGTCCGACATTTCAAATAAGTAATACAACCTATTTTTCCCTGTCATTCAGGGGAGTTGCCGGATTATTCGTATTGGTTTTTCATTGATCGGAATAGATCGAGACGCTTGCCTGCGGAGGTTGTTCGGCACTCTGGAGGCCGTACCCGCGGGGGAATGCGCAGGATGAAACAATGACTATCTAGGCCGAACTATCTAGGTAATCGTGGCTATACCTATGCCGAATTGCCTAGGCCGGATGGCATATGGTTATTTGGTGATGCACTTGCTACTGTTCCAGCCCGTTAAAGTTTACGCAGCAGGATTGAAAATGGTCCGGGGCGATATTCGCTAATGAGGCGGCCCCTTTTGTTGTTGGTCATTCTTGTGGAGGTTGTCATGAGATTCTTTACCGATCAATTTTTTTCGGAAGCACAGAAAACCAGGCTTTTGGAGAATACACACCTGATAGAGCATCCCAGCGTAAGGCTGGGAGATCAGGGAATTCAGTCCCGTCAGCAGGAACCAGTGTTCTATATGGAATGGCAGCAGGACCATACAGATCCGGCGAAAGTGGCGGTGGACGAAGGCCTGAACGGACCGGCGCAGGTTACTGATCTGTCTGCGGTGATGGTGATGCTGCTGGTGGGCGTGTTCGGTGGGCTGTTCGTGTTTGATGTGCTGATAGGCTGACGGCTTGAAACAGGCGCCGATGGCATATGCCATCGGCGTTTTTCATTGTGGGCCATGCTTGCGCCGCGATTTTGTTGTGCGCTATTGTGCGCGGCATTATTGGAGGCGGCATGGCGAAGGCGAAAACGATTTATTCCTGCACCGAGTGCGGGGGGCAGACACCGAAGTGGCAGGGGCAGTGCCCGCACTGCATGGCATGGAACACGCTGGTCGAGTCGGTCGCGGAGCCTGCAGCAAAAGGCGGCAACCGTTTCAGCGCGCTGGCGGCGAGCGGCCAGGTGCAGAGACTCTCCGAAGTCGAGGCGGCGGAAGTACCGCGCACCCCGACGGGCATCGCCGAGTTCGACCGCGTCCTGGGCGGCGGGCTGGTGGAAGGCGCGGTGGTGCTGATCGGCGGCGACCCGGGCATCGGCAAGTCCACCCTGCTGCTGCAAGTGCTTGCGCATCTCTCGAATCAGCAGAACACTCTCTACGTCAGCGGCGAGGAATCGGCGCAGCAGATCGCGCTGCGCGCAAAGCGCCTGTCGCTCGATGCGCAAGGCCTGCGACTGCTGCCCGAGATCCAGCTCGAGAAGATCCAGTCCACCATCGCGCAGGACAAGCCGGACGTGGTGGTGATCGACTCCATCCAGACCGTGTATTCCGAGCAACTTACTTCCGCGCCCGGCTCTGTCGCGCAGGTGCGCGAGTGCGCCGCGCAGCTCACCCGCATCGCCAAGAGCAGCGGCATCACCATGATCCTCGTCGGTCACGTCACCAAAGAGGGTGCGCTGGCGGGCCCTCGCGTGCTGGAACACATCGTCGACACGGTACTGTATTTCGAGGGCGACACGCATTCCAGCTTCCGCCTGATACGTGCGTTCAAGAACCGCTTTGGCGCGGTCAATGAACTCGGCGTGTTCGCGATGACCGAGAAGGGGCTGCGCGAGGTGAGCAATCCATCCGCGCTGTTTCTGTCGCAGCACGGCGAGCAGGTCGCCGGTTCCTGCGTGATGGTCACGCAGGAAGGCACGCGTCCTCTGCTGGTGGAGATACAGGCGCTGCTCGATGAAGCGCATTCGCCCAACGTTCGACGCTTGTCGCTCGGGCTGGAGCAGAATCGCCTCGCAATGCTGCTTGCCGTGCTGCACCGCCACGCGGGTATCGCCTGTTTCGACCAGGACGTGTTCATCAACGCCGTGGGCGGCGTGAAGATCACCGAGCCGGGCGCGGACCTCGCGGTGATCCTCGCCATGGTCTCCAGCCTGCGCAACAAGCCGCTGCCTGAAAAGCTGGTGGTGTTCGGCGAAGTGGGGCTGGCGGGCGAGGTGCGCCCGGTGCAGCGCGGGCAGGAACGCCTGAAAGAGGCCGCCAAGCTCGGCTTTACCCACGCCATCATCCCGAAGGCCAACGCGCCCAAGCAGAAGATTGCGGGCATGGAGATCATTGCGGTGGAGCGTGTCGAACAGGCGGTCGAGCGCATGCGCTGATTTTTCTTGTCGCCGTGTTGTGCGGCCCGCCGTCTCGCGTTAAAGTGCGGCTGAAGCAATAACAATAACGAATCGGGAGAGTAGCGCATGGTGTTGACCCTTCTGCTGGTGCTGGCGGTGTTCGTACTGCTCGCGTTCTTCCGTGCCTCGATCACCAGTTGGGTGCTGGCGATCATGGTGGCCGTGCCGGTTCTTGCAATCCAGGCGCGCGTCTCCGATGCCGCCTTGCAGGTGGTCTACATCGGACTGTTCCTGTTCATCGTGCTGTTCGGTATTCCCTACATGCGCCGCCACGTGGTCAGCGGCTCCATCCTCAAGATATTCCGCAAGGTACTGCCGCAGATCTCCGCCACCGAGCAGGAGGCCATCGATGCCGGAACGGTGTGGTGGGACGGCGACCTGTTCAGCGGCCAGCCGGACTGGAACAAGCTGCGGGCGTTTCCCAAATGCGAACTGAAGCCGGAGGAGCAGGCCTTCCTCGACAACGAGGTCGAGCAACTGTGCTCGATGCTGGACGACTGGGATATCACCCACAAGCGCGCCGACCTGCCGCCGGAAGTGTGGCAGTTCATGAAGGACAAGGGCTTCTTCGGGATGATCGTGCCCAAGAGTTACGGCGGGCTAGAGTTCTCCGCGCAGGCGCACTCGGCGGTGGTTGCCAAGGTGGCTTCGCGCAGCGGCACGGCGGCAGTGACCGTGATGGTGCCGAACTCGCTTGGTCCTGCCGAGTTGCTGTTGCATTACGGTACCACCGAGCAGAAGGATCGGTACCTGCATCGTCTGGCAAAGGGGCAGGAAGTGCCGTGTTTTGCGCTGACCGGTCCGTTCGCGGGGTCCGATGCGGGCGCTATCCCCGATTTCGGCGTGGTATGCCACGGCGAATTCGCCGGGCAGAAGGATGTGTTGGGCATCCGCCTGAACTGGGAGAAACGCTACATCACACTGGCACCGGTCGCCACGCTGGTCGGCCTGGCGTTCAAGCTGTATGACCCCGAGCGGCTGCTCGGCGGCGAGACGGATCGCGGCATCACGCTGGCGCTGATCCCCGCCGATACGCCGGGCGTGCAGCTCGGCCGCCGCCACTTTCCGCTGAATTCCGCGTTCCTGAACGGCCCGACGCAGGGCAGGGACGTGTTCATCCCGATGGAGTACATCATCGGCGGCACGTCACGTGTGGGGCAGGGCTGGCGCATGCTGATGGAATGCCTCGCTGCGGGGCGTTCGATCTCGCTGCCAGCCAGCAGCGTCGGCGGCATGAAGATGGCGGCGCGCACCACGGGTGCCTATGCGCGCGTGCGCAAGCAGTTCAAGCTGCCCATCGGCAAGTTCGAAGGTATCGAGGAACCGCTGGCCCGCATCGGTGCGCATACCTACATGGTTGATGCCGCGCGTCGCTTCACTGCCTTGGCGGTGGACCTGGGCGAGAAGCCTTCGGTGCTCTCTGCCGCCATCAAGTATCACGCCACCGAGCGCAGTCGTATCGTCATCAACGACGCGATGGACGTGCACGGCGGCAAGGGCATCTGCCTCGGTCCGGACAACTACCTCGGGCGCGGCTACCAGCAGATGCCCATCGGCATCACCGTGGAAGGGGCGAACATCCTGACGCGCACCATGATCATCTTCGGGCAGGGGGCGATCCGCTCCCATCCCTATGTGCTCAGGGAGATCGCCGCATCGCATGAGCAGAACCATGAGCGCGCCCTGCGCCAGTTCGACAAGGCGTTGTTCGGCCACATCACCTTCGCCATGAGCAACGCGGCGCGCAGCTTTGTGTTCGGCCTGAGCAACGGCTATGGCGCTCCCGTGCCACAAGGCTCCGAAACGTATCGCTACTACCAGCAGTTGACGCGCTTCTCCGCCGCCTTCGCCCTGAGCGCCGACGTGGCGATGGCGGTGCTGGGCGGTTCGCTGAAGCGGCGCGAGAAGATCTCGGCGCGATTGGGTGACGTGCTGAGTCTGCTCTACCTGTGCTCGGCGACCCTGAAACGTTTCGAGGACGACGGGCGTCCTGCCGAGGACCTCCCGCTGCTGCACTGGGCGATGCAGGACGCGCTGTACCGCATCCAGCAATCCTTCATGGGCGTGATCCAGAATTTCCCCAACATTCTGGTGCGCTGGGTGTTGAGCGGCTTGATCTTCCCGCTGGGCTTGCGCGTGTCGCCGCCTTCGGACGAACTTGGCCACCGGATCGCTACGTTGCTGATGAAGCCGGGTGAGGCGCGCGACCGCCTGACCGCAGGCATGTTCATCGCGAAGGATGAAAACGATGCCGTGGGGGCGCTCGAAGCCGCGCTCGCCAGCACGCTGGCGTGCGAACCGTTGCAGGCGAAGCTGGAAGAGGCGCGCAAGGCGGGCAAGCTGAAGGAACCGGACGAGGTGGCTCGCATCTCCGAGGCGCGCGACAAGGGCATCATCGACGCGGAGCAGGCCTTATTGCTTGAACGCGATTACGCGCTGAGGCGCAAGGTCATCATGGTTGATGACTTCGCGCCGGAAGAGTTGAGGGCGAACGGCTGATGGCCGGGTTGCGCGACAAGGTGGTATTCATCACCGGTTCCAGTCGCGGCATCGGGCGGGAGATCGCGCTGCGCTGCGCACGAGACGGCGCGAAGGTAGTCATCACCGGCAAGACGTCGGAGCCGCACCCCAGGCTGCCCGGCACCATCCACAGCGTCGCCGGGGAGGTGGAGGCGGCGGGCGGGAAGGCGCTGGCGATCCAGCTGGATGTGCGCGACGAGCAGGCGATCCAGTCCGCGCTGGCACAGACGGTGGAACGCTTCGGCGGCCTCGACGTACTGGTGAACAACGCCAGCGCGATCAGCCTCGGCGGCACACTGGATACGCCCGCGAAAAAGCTGGACCTGATGTGGGACGTGAACATGCGCGCGACCTTCCTGATGTCGCAGGCCTGCATCCCGCATCTGAAGAAGGCGGCCAATCCGCACATACTGAACATGTCGCCGCCTCTCAACATGGATGCGAAATGGTTTGCGCCGCACCTGGCCTACACGATGTCGAAGTACGGCATGAGCATGTGCGCGCTGGGCATGGCTCGCGAGTTCGCCTCTGACGGCATCGCGGTGAATTGTCTTTGGCCGCGCACCACCATCGCGACCGCCGCCATCGAATTCAATTTCCCGGAAGCGATGCTGCGCGCTTCGCGCAAACCGGCCATCGTGGCCGACGCTGCCCGGCAGATACTGGTGCGCGACAGCCGCGATTGCAGCGGCAACTTTTTCATCGACGAAGCGGTGCTGCGCGAGGCGGGAGTGACCGATTTCGGGCAATATGCGGACGAGCCCGGCGTGGCGCCGTACGGCGATTTGTTTCTGGATTAGCTGAAGGAAGTGTTGGGGGAGAGATGCAGGCACAACAAGACGATGTGATCACGCCGCAGCAGGCGGTGACCTTGCACGGGCTGTTTCTGGAGCGCGTGCGCCGCACGCCGGACAAGATCGCCTACCGGCATTTCCAGCAGAACGCATGGCGCGATCTCACCTGGCGCGAGATGCGCAGCCAGGTGGCGCGCTGGCAGGCTGCGCTGGCAGGGCTGGGTCTGCAGCGCGGCGACCGCGTCGCCATCATGCTGCGCAACTGTCCCTACTGGATGATGTTCGACCAGGCTGCGATGTCGCTCGGGCTGGTGGTGGTGCCGCTGTACACCGTGGACCGGCCGGATAACATCGCCTACATCGTCAACGATGCCGGCGTGAAGGTGCTGCTGTTCGAGACCGCCGAACAATGGCAGGCGTTGCGTACTGTGCGCGACAAACTCGGTAGCGTGCTGCGTTTCATCAGTATCGACAGCATTCGCAACAACAACGATCACAGCCTGCAATCCATGGCGGAGTTCCTGCCGCCCGCCGCGCAACTGCTGCGCGCGCAGCTCGGAAATCCGGATGAGCTCGCCAGTATCATCTATACCTCGGGTACCACCGGCAAGCCCAAGGGCGTGATGCTGAGCCACGCGAACATGCTTTCCAACGCCCATGCCTGCCTGGACACGTTCACCGTGCACAGCAACGACCTGTTCCTGTCGTTCCTGCCGTTGTCGCACACCTTCGAGCGCACGCTGGGCTATTACCTGGCGGTGATGACCGGCACCACCGTCGCCTTCGCGCGTTCCATCCCGCTGTTGTCCGAAGACCTGAAGACCATCCGCCCGACGCTGATCATTTCCGTGCCGCGCATCTACGAGCGCATCTATGGGGCGATCCGCGCCAGGCTGGAAGATGGCTCGTCGTTGCGCCGCAGCCTGTTTCACCTCGCGGTGGAGACCGGCTGGGCCCGCTTCGAGCATGCACAAGGGCGCGGGCCGTGGAAGGTGTCGTTCCTGCTCTGGCCGCTGCTGCAGAAACTGGTCGCGCAGAAAGTCCTCGACCGGCTGGGCGGACGGCTGCGTAGCGCGATCAGCGGCGGCGCCGCGCTCGCGCCGGAGATCTCTCGCGTGTTCATCGGCCTGGGCCTCCCCATCGTGCAGGGCTACGGCCTGACCGAGACCAGCCCGGTGATTTCCGGGAACTGCAAGGGCATGAATTTCCCGGATAGCGTCGGACAGCCGATACGCGACGTGCAAGTGCGCCTCGGCGAGCAGAGCGAGCTCCTGGTGAAGGGGCCGAACGTGATGCTGGGCTACTGGAACAATCCGGAGGCGACTCGCGCGATGATAGATGCCGACGGCTGGCTGAACACCGGCGACGTGGCGCATATCGCCGACACCGGACACATCTACATCACCGGGCGCACCAAGGAGATCATCGTCATGTCGAACGGCGAGAAGATTCCGCCGACCGATATGGAGATCGCCATCCTGCACGATCCATTGTTCGACCAGGTGATGATCTTCGGCGAGGCGCATCCCTATCTGGTCGCGCTGGCCGTGGTCAATCCGCAAGGCTGGGAGCACTTCGCGCAGGAAGTCGGTATCCGCGCCGACATGCCCGAGGCGCTGACCGACAGCCGCGTCGAGGCCAAGGTGCTGAAGCGCATCGCGCGCAACCTGCGCGACTTTCCGGGCTACGCCAAGGTGAACCGAGTGTTGCTGTTGCGCGAGCCGTGGTCCATCGAGAATGGCCTGCTGACGCCGACGCTCAAGATCAAGCGCGCCGAAGTCGCGCAGCGTTTCGCAACCGAGATCAGGGAACTCTACGATGGGCACTGACATGGACCAGCCGATGGCCACCACCCTGCCGCATCGCGAGCCGACCCTGCGCGTGGCGGCGATGCCGTCGGACGCCAACTACACCGGCGACATCTTCGGCGGCTGGCTGATGGGACAGGTGGATGTGGCAGGCAGCATCCACGCGGTGCACCGCGCCAAGGGCCGGGTGGCGACCGTGGCGGTCAATTCCTTCGTGTTCCAGCAGCCGATCTTCGTGGGAGACGTGGTGAGTTTCTACGCGCAGATCATCAAGGTCGGCCGCACCTCGATCACCGTGGATGTCGAGGTCTATGTGCAGCGCGACCCGGAGAATCCGACCTGCCTGAAGGTGACCGAGGCGACGCTGACCTATGTTGCAGTGGGCGAGGATCGCAGGCCGCGCGTCGTTCCGCCGGAGGGTTAGGCTCGTTATCACAGAATTTTTTCATAACAACAGGGAGAGGCGGTCATGATGTTCAAGAAAAGGATAATCGGCTGTTCGGTGGCGGGCGCGTTGCTTGCAATGGCGGGAAACGCGGCGGCTTCCGGGTTCGGGTTGCTCGAGCAGAGCGCGAGCGGCTTGGGCAACGCCTATGCCGGCGGGGCGGCGGGGGCGGAAGATGCCACCACCATCTTTTTTAATCCCGCCGGGATGTCGCGCCTCTCCGGCAAGCAGATCGTGGTGGGGGCGACTGCGATCAAGCCTACGGGAAAATTCGCCGGGACGGTTACGGGCCTTGCCCCGTTGCAGGTCGCGGGAACAGGCGCGGGGGGAGATGCGGGAAGCTGGGAGTTGGTGCCGAACGCTTACTTTGCCATGGAGGTGAATCCGCGAACCCGAGTCGGGTTGGGCATCAATGCCCCGTTCGGTCTGCAGACCGAATATGACCCTGCCTGGATGGGGCGCTATCAGGGAATCAAGTCCAGACTTGAAACCATTAACCTGAATCCTTCCATTTCTTACCAGGTCAATGACACCGTGACCCTGGGCGCCGGTGTGAACTACCAGCGCATCAAGGGCGTGTTGACCAGCATGACGAACTTCAGCGCGGCGGCCTTTGCTGCCGGTGCGGGTGTGTTTGCTTTGGTCGGAGCGAATAAGGAGGGACTCAGTACCCTTACAGGCAGCGATACCGCGTGGGGTTACAACCTGGGCGCGCTGATCAATGTCAGCCCTGTGACCCGTGTGGGTGTCGCCTATCGCTCGCGGCTCAAATACAACCTTGGCGGGACGGTGACCTTTGCGAACCGGCCTGCCGCCCTTGCCGCAGCGCTTCCCGACCAAGCGGTCACGCTGGCGGTCACGACGCCAGACATCTTCTCGGTCAGTGCGGTTCACCAGCTCGACGACAAGTGGGAAATCATGGGGGACGCGACCTGGACCGGCTGGAGCGTTTTTCAACAGCTCAATGTGCTGAAGATGAACGGGACTTCGTTGAGTGTCCCAACGCCGGAAAACTGGAAAGATACCTGGCGCATCTCCGCCGGGGCCAGCTATCGCTACAACAGTCAGTGGCTTGCGCGGATGGGTGTCGGCTACGACCAGACGCCGATCTCCGATGCCTATCGCACGGTCCGTATTCCGGACCAGGATCGCTACCAGATCGCGCTGGGCGGACAGTATAAGCCGACTCGCGACAGTGCCATCGATTTCAGCTACAGCCACCTGTTCATGAGAAATGCCGCGGTCAATCAGAATGCGGCCGTTAATACCGACCTTGCGGGCAAGGGGTTGTTATCCGGCTCCTTCAAAGTCAGCGCCGACATCCTGAGCGTGCAATACACCTACGGCTTCTGACCGCCGCACCGGAGGGAAGGCGCCGCCTTCCCTTTTTACTTGGAGGATCGCGATGTCGAAGGATTTCCGGATACGCAAGGTGGCCGTGCTCGGTGCGGGCGTGATGGGCGCGCAGATCGCCGCACATCTCGTCAACGCCAACATCCCAACGCTGCTGTTCGACCTGCCTGCGAAAGAAGGCGAGCCGAACGGCGTCGTCAACAAGGCGCTGGAAGGGCTGAAGAAACTCGAGCCCGCGCCGCTGTCGAGCCCCTCGCGCGTGAGCTACATCGCCGCCGCGAACTACGACCAGCATCTCGACAAGCTGCGCGACTGCGACCTGGTGATCGAGGCCATCGCCGAGCGCATGGACTGGAAGTCAGACCTGTACCGCAAGGTCGCGCATCACCTGAACGAACACGCCATCTTCGCCAGCAACACCTCCGGCCTTTCCATCAACCAGCTGGCACAGGCATTCCCCGAGAACCTGCGCCATCGTTTCTGTGGCATCCACTTCTTCAACCCGCCGCGCTACATGCACCTGGTCGAGCTGATTCCCAGCGCGCAGACTGAAGCCGCGCTGCTCGACAGTCTCGAAGCCTTCCTTGTGTCCGGCCTGGGCAAGGGCGTGGTGCGCGCGAAGGATACGCCCAACTTCATTGCCAACCGCATCGGCGTGTTCTCGCTGCTCGCCACGCTGCACCACGCACAGCGCCTGGGCCTCGGCTTCGATACCGTGGATGCACTGACCGGGCGCTACCTCGGTCGTCCCAAGAGCGCGACGCTGCGCACGCTGGACGTGGTCGGCCTCGACATCTTCGCGCACGTGGTTGGCACCATGCGCGACAACCTGCTGGATGATCCCTGGCACCGCTATTTCGCCGTGCCGGACTGGCTGGACGGCCTGGTCGCGCAGGGCGCGCTGGGGCAGAAGAGCAAGCGCGGCGTGTACCAGAAGATCGGCAAGGAGATCCACGTGCTGGACCTGCACACCGGCCAGTATCGGCTCTCGCACGGCGAGGTGGATGACACGGTGAAGGCCATCCTGCGCGAGCGCGACTGGGGCAAGAAACTGCACGAGCTGCGCAACAACGCGCACCCGCAGGCGCAGTTCGTGTGGAGCGTGTTCCGTGACCTGTTCCACTACTGCGGCGTGCACCTGCCGCGCATCGCCGACAATGCGCGCGACCTCGACCTCGCGGTGCGCTGGGGCTTCGGCTGGGACAGCGGCCCATTCGAGATCTGGCAGGCGGCGGGCTGGCAGCGCATCACCGGCTGGCTGGAGGAAGAGCGCGCGCACGGCAAGACCATGAGCGATGCGCCGCTGCCGAAATGGGCCATCGATCCGGAACGCACCGGCGTGCATGGCGCGCAGGGTTCTTATTCGCCGCGCACCGGCGCCGACCAGCCGCGCGCGCAGCTGTCCGTGTACCGGCGGCAGGAATTCCCGGACCGACTGCTGGGAGAAGAAGCACGCTACGGCGAGACCATCTTCGAGAACGACAGCGTGCGCCTGTGGCACGGCGACGACGACATCGCCATCCTCAGCTTCAGGAGCAAGATGCACGTCATCGGCGACGAGGTGCTGGACAGCATACAGCGCGCCGTCGCGGAGGCCGAGGCGAACTGGCGCGGCCTCGTCATCTGGCAGACTGAGCCGCCGTTCTCTGCGGGCGCGAACCTGCTGCAACTGATGCAGGGCGTGCGGCCGCAGACAGAGGAGGGCGGATTGTTCGGCAAGCTCGCGCAGGCCGCGGAGCGCGTCAAATACACCGTCGCGGGCGGCGGCGGGATCGGCGGCGTGCTGAACGCGGCAATCGGCAACGTGCCTGAGGTCGAGGCCGTGGTCGCCAAGTTCCAGCAGACCACGCAACGCATCAAGTACGCGCAGGTGCCGGTGATCGCTGCGGTGGACGGCCTGGCACTTGGCGGCGGCTGCGAGATCATCATGCACGCGGCGCGCGTGGTCGCCTCGCTCGAAAGCTACATCGGCCTTGTCGAAGTTGGCGTCGGCCTGCTGCCCGCGGGCGGCGGCTGCAAGGAAGCGGCGCAGCGCGCCTCGCAGGAAGCCAGGGCCATCACGACCAACGGCAACGCCAACGATCCATTCCCCTTCCTCAAGCGCTACTTCCAGAACATCGCCATGGGCGAAGTCGCGAAGAGCGCCGAGCTCGCGCGCGAGATGGGCTATCTGCGCCACGGCGACCGCATTGTGATGAACCGCTTCGAGGTGCTACACGTCGCCAAGCAGGAACTGCGCGCGCTCA includes these proteins:
- a CDS encoding efflux RND transporter periplasmic adaptor subunit, which translates into the protein MIDPENRTPPITPGRRRTLLLLITVSLATILLAVSAWWFFIGKWRTTTDDAYVGGDIVAVTPLTGGTVIAIHGDTTQAVAEGQLLVQLDDNDSRLQLDSAEAALASAVREVRGLYAANHGNLPLLAQRRADLARAQAELARSNATLAQAESEFKRREALARQNFISPENVQIAQTARDAAKAQYDAAASAVKAASATISQTQDQASISSALVDNTSLENHPNVRAAAARVREAMLALARTRVRAPVSGQIAKRTVQLGERVVPGAALMAIVPLDKVWLDANFKETELRDVRIGQPATLTSDFYGGATTFHGKVLGLTPGTGSAFALLPAQNATGNWVKIVQRLPVRIALDDKELQAHPLRIGLSMDVSIDTHDRSGPMLTTLPDARAIAATAVYAQDIKSADAHVAQIIADNLERK
- a CDS encoding DUF1540 domain-containing protein, with the protein product MNKVTIEMPMVSKCMVSECSYNGSSKCHARAITIGDSVHPGCDTFMAGTAHTKQTKQIAGIGACKTASCKHNEDLECMAESIQVGMIRSEANCMTFSLR
- the radA gene encoding DNA repair protein RadA, coding for MAKAKTIYSCTECGGQTPKWQGQCPHCMAWNTLVESVAEPAAKGGNRFSALAASGQVQRLSEVEAAEVPRTPTGIAEFDRVLGGGLVEGAVVLIGGDPGIGKSTLLLQVLAHLSNQQNTLYVSGEESAQQIALRAKRLSLDAQGLRLLPEIQLEKIQSTIAQDKPDVVVIDSIQTVYSEQLTSAPGSVAQVRECAAQLTRIAKSSGITMILVGHVTKEGALAGPRVLEHIVDTVLYFEGDTHSSFRLIRAFKNRFGAVNELGVFAMTEKGLREVSNPSALFLSQHGEQVAGSCVMVTQEGTRPLLVEIQALLDEAHSPNVRRLSLGLEQNRLAMLLAVLHRHAGIACFDQDVFINAVGGVKITEPGADLAVILAMVSSLRNKPLPEKLVVFGEVGLAGEVRPVQRGQERLKEAAKLGFTHAIIPKANAPKQKIAGMEIIAVERVEQAVERMR
- a CDS encoding acyl-CoA dehydrogenase; this encodes MVLTLLLVLAVFVLLAFFRASITSWVLAIMVAVPVLAIQARVSDAALQVVYIGLFLFIVLFGIPYMRRHVVSGSILKIFRKVLPQISATEQEAIDAGTVWWDGDLFSGQPDWNKLRAFPKCELKPEEQAFLDNEVEQLCSMLDDWDITHKRADLPPEVWQFMKDKGFFGMIVPKSYGGLEFSAQAHSAVVAKVASRSGTAAVTVMVPNSLGPAELLLHYGTTEQKDRYLHRLAKGQEVPCFALTGPFAGSDAGAIPDFGVVCHGEFAGQKDVLGIRLNWEKRYITLAPVATLVGLAFKLYDPERLLGGETDRGITLALIPADTPGVQLGRRHFPLNSAFLNGPTQGRDVFIPMEYIIGGTSRVGQGWRMLMECLAAGRSISLPASSVGGMKMAARTTGAYARVRKQFKLPIGKFEGIEEPLARIGAHTYMVDAARRFTALAVDLGEKPSVLSAAIKYHATERSRIVINDAMDVHGGKGICLGPDNYLGRGYQQMPIGITVEGANILTRTMIIFGQGAIRSHPYVLREIAASHEQNHERALRQFDKALFGHITFAMSNAARSFVFGLSNGYGAPVPQGSETYRYYQQLTRFSAAFALSADVAMAVLGGSLKRREKISARLGDVLSLLYLCSATLKRFEDDGRPAEDLPLLHWAMQDALYRIQQSFMGVIQNFPNILVRWVLSGLIFPLGLRVSPPSDELGHRIATLLMKPGEARDRLTAGMFIAKDENDAVGALEAALASTLACEPLQAKLEEARKAGKLKEPDEVARISEARDKGIIDAEQALLLERDYALRRKVIMVDDFAPEELRANG